One genomic segment of Spirochaetota bacterium includes these proteins:
- a CDS encoding glycosyltransferase produces MNYSTALRPQTTKKLEDIGRADILVGIPCYNNERTIQHVIEMVTDGLNRYYRDAHSVIFISDGGSTDDTRAISKGVELKPWQERVVQIYRGISGKGSAFRAIFEAAVMLDVKSCMVVDSDLRSISPEWVRLLIDPVLNGEYEFVAPVYTRHKYDGTITNNIVYSLTRAIYGKRIRQPIGGDFTFSNKLARFYLEKPVWSTDIAKFGIDIWMTINAIARNVNICQAHLGVKVHDAKDPADSLGPMFVQVIGTLFNLMEHYAPYWRNIEGSRPVPLFGDGTPNEPEAVDISLDRLVQEYKLGFNQFARLYEEIFSREVFLSLRDACNAEVGEFGFPIETWVKALYQLAATYHNWKVNRVRLINLMVPLYYGRVAGFVNATWDMNSIEAEEVVERQAEVFESMKGYLIERWDEKRPEPDDFNPMR; encoded by the coding sequence ATGAACTATTCAACTGCCTTGAGGCCGCAGACCACAAAAAAGCTGGAAGACATCGGCAGGGCGGACATTCTGGTCGGGATTCCCTGCTACAACAACGAAAGAACGATACAGCACGTGATCGAGATGGTCACCGACGGACTCAACCGGTACTACCGCGACGCGCATTCCGTTATTTTCATCTCCGACGGCGGCTCGACGGACGACACGCGAGCGATATCGAAAGGCGTGGAACTGAAACCCTGGCAGGAGCGCGTAGTGCAGATATACCGTGGAATTTCGGGAAAGGGGAGCGCCTTTCGCGCCATATTTGAAGCGGCGGTGATGCTCGACGTTAAATCATGTATGGTGGTAGATTCCGATCTCCGCAGCATCTCGCCCGAATGGGTGCGGCTTTTAATCGATCCGGTACTCAATGGGGAATACGAGTTTGTGGCGCCGGTGTACACCCGGCATAAATACGACGGCACCATCACCAACAACATCGTGTACAGCCTCACCCGCGCCATCTACGGCAAACGCATTCGCCAGCCCATCGGCGGGGACTTCACCTTCTCGAACAAGCTTGCCAGATTCTACCTGGAAAAGCCCGTCTGGTCGACGGATATTGCCAAGTTCGGCATCGACATCTGGATGACGATAAACGCCATCGCCCGCAACGTCAACATCTGCCAGGCTCACCTGGGCGTGAAGGTGCACGACGCGAAGGACCCGGCGGACTCGCTCGGTCCGATGTTCGTGCAGGTTATCGGGACGCTCTTTAATCTCATGGAACACTACGCGCCCTACTGGAGAAACATCGAGGGGAGTCGCCCGGTGCCGCTCTTCGGGGACGGAACGCCGAATGAGCCCGAGGCGGTGGATATCAGCCTCGACCGCCTGGTGCAGGAATACAAACTGGGATTCAACCAGTTCGCCCGGCTGTACGAAGAGATTTTCTCGCGCGAGGTCTTTCTCTCGCTCAGAGATGCCTGCAACGCGGAGGTCGGGGAGTTCGGCTTCCCCATCGAAACATGGGTCAAGGCGCTCTACCAACTGGCGGCGACCTACCACAATTGGAAGGTAAATCGTGTGCGACTCATCAACCTTATGGTCCCCCTCTACTATGGCAGGGTGGCCGGTTTCGTCAACGCCACATGGGATATGAACTCGATCGAGGCGGAGGAAGTCGTCGAACGGCAGGCCGAGGTGTTCGAATCGATGAAGGGCTACCTGATCGAACGCTGGGACGAGAAGCGCCCCGAACCCGATGACTTCAACCCCATGCGGTAA
- a CDS encoding rhodanese-like domain-containing protein, with protein MIEFSDFKKPVREAAVIIALACVLGFAVNLFHPEGYTFRPREDPALWKIVRIGAAEAKIKFDLGVAVFIDTRSPSEFMVSGIPGAVNIPGIPESSALAAIKANGAVLEGPVEPVIYCSGTACDGSEALARMLISLGYPRSVYVMPGGLPEWEALGYPVRKNEEDKSD; from the coding sequence ATGATAGAGTTTTCGGATTTCAAAAAGCCCGTCCGCGAGGCCGCCGTCATCATCGCGCTCGCCTGCGTGCTCGGTTTCGCGGTGAACCTCTTTCATCCGGAGGGGTACACGTTTCGCCCCAGGGAGGACCCGGCGCTTTGGAAAATAGTCCGCATCGGCGCAGCGGAGGCGAAGATCAAGTTTGACCTGGGGGTCGCCGTCTTCATCGATACGCGCTCCCCGTCAGAATTCATGGTTTCGGGCATCCCCGGCGCCGTAAACATCCCGGGCATCCCCGAATCATCCGCCCTCGCGGCAATAAAGGCGAACGGCGCCGTTCTCGAAGGTCCCGTCGAACCGGTCATCTATTGTTCGGGCACGGCATGTGACGGATCGGAAGCGCTGGCGCGGATGCTGATCTCGCTGGGCTACCCGCGCAGCGTTTATGTTATGCCAGGCGGCCTGCCGGAATGGGAGGCGCTTGGATATCCGGTGCGCAAAAACGAAGAGGACAAATCGGATTAA
- a CDS encoding flagellar hook-length control protein FliK: protein MQQSIHLGISDMLVPREAVGLPRLHTAEEPSVRFDDILNRHLSAERENRPGNPPERPETRYEEPAARQDDRMRVDREGPAGREERDGHDMRVDARRASENDRPSDMKDKESDARRASENDRPSDMKDKESDARRASVDAGRKEVGADFTGRKKADDVGDKEALLPGTRKSSETLRENQAMRKKTGMRDDEGWSQLLQRLEVVQSRAAIYAEGSRELRDVKAALAETRDVLQSRGGRTDRALLDALGERLRELAKRIEAGQMGGREARQAPLGDEIQRIADMVTRLARRTDRAVAQGLREEPDQQQPRSALLERTIVSHGLNGRDQVENSSPKDGNSSAFGFQFAKNAQGADKNAHAAPLPRQNPLFEEQLQSLVRNARVVVQDAKNGSFQMRLYPESLGRVNVSLGLEQGTITGRFLVETVEARQALVGQLEDIRQRLAESGISVGEFQVNVRGDERYARQSSRDYLPPPLSGTPVEANGRYELQSVRHHDGFIDVTI from the coding sequence ATGCAGCAATCGATACATCTGGGAATTTCGGATATGCTCGTGCCGCGCGAGGCGGTCGGCCTCCCGCGCCTTCACACCGCGGAGGAGCCGTCCGTCCGCTTTGATGATATTCTCAACCGGCATCTGTCGGCGGAGCGCGAGAACCGTCCCGGGAATCCGCCGGAGCGTCCTGAAACGCGGTACGAGGAGCCGGCGGCGCGTCAGGACGACCGCATGCGGGTGGACAGAGAAGGGCCCGCCGGGCGCGAAGAGCGTGATGGCCATGATATGAGGGTGGATGCCCGACGCGCAAGTGAGAATGACAGGCCGTCGGATATGAAGGATAAGGAATCGGATGCCCGACGCGCAAGTGAGAATGACAGGCCGTCGGATATGAAGGATAAGGAATCGGACGCCCGACGCGCGTCCGTTGATGCGGGCCGAAAGGAGGTCGGTGCCGATTTTACCGGCCGGAAGAAGGCCGATGACGTCGGCGATAAGGAAGCACTGCTTCCAGGAACCCGGAAGTCCTCGGAAACGCTCCGTGAAAACCAGGCCATGCGCAAAAAGACCGGCATGCGTGACGATGAAGGATGGTCGCAGCTTTTACAGCGTCTTGAGGTAGTGCAGTCAAGGGCGGCCATTTACGCGGAAGGGAGCAGGGAGCTTCGGGACGTAAAGGCGGCGCTTGCCGAGACCAGGGACGTTTTACAGAGCCGGGGCGGCCGCACCGACAGGGCATTGTTGGATGCGCTCGGCGAGCGCCTGCGCGAACTTGCAAAGAGGATTGAGGCCGGTCAGATGGGCGGCAGGGAGGCGCGTCAGGCGCCGTTGGGCGATGAGATACAGCGCATTGCCGATATGGTAACCCGCCTTGCCAGAAGGACCGACAGGGCCGTGGCACAGGGACTGCGGGAAGAGCCTGATCAGCAACAGCCGCGCTCGGCGCTCCTTGAAAGAACGATTGTTTCGCATGGTCTTAATGGTAGGGATCAGGTCGAGAATTCATCGCCGAAGGATGGGAATTCGTCGGCGTTCGGCTTTCAGTTCGCAAAGAACGCGCAGGGGGCGGATAAAAATGCGCACGCGGCACCGCTGCCGCGGCAGAATCCACTTTTCGAGGAACAGCTCCAGTCGCTGGTCAGAAACGCGCGGGTCGTGGTGCAGGACGCGAAAAACGGCAGTTTTCAGATGCGCCTGTACCCGGAATCGCTGGGAAGGGTGAATGTTAGCCTGGGATTGGAACAGGGGACGATTACCGGAAGGTTTCTGGTCGAGACGGTGGAGGCCAGGCAGGCACTCGTCGGGCAGCTCGAGGACATTCGCCAACGACTGGCCGAGTCGGGTATCAGCGTTGGGGAGTTCCAGGTGAATGTGCGCGGCGACGAACGGTACGCCCGGCAGAGCTCGCGCGATTACCTTCCTCCGCCGCTATCGGGAACTCCCGTGGAAGCGAACGGCAGGTACGAACTTCAGTCCGTGCGGCATCATGATGGATTCATAGACGTGACGATTTAG
- a CDS encoding HD domain-containing phosphohydrolase → MHYRVAMEKRILFSEKSKAGLPARFNFPFDATASTDIVDSMNGLRESGHRAKLAVLILTVDELSRLEAVEKHRPSDSVYFRVIITGAGINESLSESPLLENIAHATSSPLSAAELSFHLKRAFISMEREAKLAVELNNYQSTLLDMKLDQEDLINIGRSLSIEKDPDHLFRLILMLSKKITGADAGSIYIVEERREEGKHLRFKYSHTFSKELPYEEFVMPLNRNSIAGYVAVTGTILNIPDVYGLAKSDPVAFNSSFDREHNYRSKSMLVIPMRNHLDEIIGVIQLINSKEDDTGNSKMTGNEAFEIMLSKPEDFERKVVPFASRYESLMEAVAGQAAIAIENNRMIKQIQMQFEEFVKASVTAIESRDAATSGHSFRVAEICRQMALAVNTEEDGFFKDVRFSDMAIKELEYAALLHDFGKVYIDLAIFQKSKKLFPKEFENLMLRFDYLYRYVELRLLMEENRLLQKARGGIDVSADFDKINADRISRLARIREVKATLATLNEPTVMNNDPEDVIRKIHEELDSLDCYDPDGNPVPVITDSEKMNLEIRRGSLNPLERKEIESHVVHTYNFVSRIPWPPEYRNIPEIALKHHEKPDGTGYPDGISGDADIPMQARMMAIADVYDALAATDRPYKKSVPLEKTLSILEEEARNNKLDAELVRLFIRHRIYERVDRDSFKTGVM, encoded by the coding sequence GTGCACTATCGGGTGGCCATGGAAAAGCGCATACTATTCTCCGAAAAATCAAAAGCCGGCCTTCCGGCACGCTTCAATTTTCCGTTCGACGCGACCGCGAGCACCGACATTGTTGACAGCATGAACGGCCTGCGGGAGTCGGGACACAGAGCTAAACTGGCGGTGCTGATCCTGACGGTGGACGAGTTAAGCCGATTGGAGGCGGTCGAGAAGCATCGGCCCTCCGATTCCGTGTATTTCAGGGTCATCATAACCGGCGCCGGAATAAACGAATCGCTTTCCGAATCGCCGCTGTTGGAGAATATAGCGCACGCCACATCGTCGCCCCTTTCGGCGGCCGAGCTGTCGTTTCATTTAAAAAGGGCCTTCATCTCGATGGAGCGCGAAGCTAAGCTTGCCGTCGAGCTGAACAATTACCAGAGCACCCTGCTCGACATGAAGCTCGACCAGGAAGACCTTATAAACATAGGCCGATCGCTCTCCATCGAAAAGGATCCTGACCACCTCTTTCGGCTCATCCTTATGCTCAGCAAGAAGATAACCGGCGCCGACGCCGGAAGCATTTACATCGTCGAAGAGCGTCGGGAGGAAGGAAAACATCTGAGATTCAAATATTCGCACACCTTCTCGAAGGAGCTGCCCTACGAGGAATTCGTGATGCCGCTCAACAGAAACTCGATCGCCGGATACGTCGCCGTCACCGGTACGATCCTTAACATTCCCGACGTCTACGGGCTCGCCAAGTCCGACCCGGTGGCCTTCAACTCCTCCTTCGACCGCGAGCACAACTACCGCTCGAAGTCAATGCTCGTGATACCCATGCGCAACCATCTCGACGAGATAATCGGCGTCATCCAACTCATCAACAGCAAGGAGGACGATACCGGCAACAGTAAAATGACCGGCAACGAAGCCTTCGAAATAATGCTCTCGAAGCCGGAGGACTTCGAGAGGAAGGTCGTACCATTCGCCTCGCGCTACGAGTCGCTCATGGAGGCCGTGGCCGGTCAGGCGGCCATCGCCATCGAAAACAACCGCATGATCAAGCAGATCCAGATGCAGTTCGAGGAGTTTGTAAAAGCCTCGGTTACCGCGATTGAATCGCGCGACGCGGCGACATCGGGCCACTCCTTCCGCGTGGCCGAGATCTGCAGGCAGATGGCGCTGGCCGTCAATACCGAGGAGGATGGCTTCTTTAAAGACGTGCGCTTTTCGGACATGGCGATCAAGGAGCTCGAATACGCGGCGCTGCTGCACGATTTCGGCAAGGTCTACATAGACCTTGCGATATTCCAGAAATCGAAAAAGCTCTTTCCCAAAGAGTTCGAAAACCTCATGCTCAGGTTCGACTACCTGTACCGCTACGTCGAACTGCGCTTGCTCATGGAAGAGAACCGGCTTTTACAGAAGGCCCGCGGCGGCATCGACGTTTCCGCCGATTTCGACAAAATAAACGCCGATCGGATCTCGAGGCTTGCGCGCATACGCGAGGTCAAGGCGACCCTGGCGACACTGAACGAACCGACGGTAATGAACAACGACCCCGAGGATGTCATCCGAAAGATCCACGAAGAGCTCGATTCACTCGACTGTTACGATCCCGACGGCAATCCCGTCCCGGTCATCACCGACAGCGAAAAAATGAACCTCGAGATACGTCGCGGCAGCCTCAATCCGCTCGAGCGAAAGGAGATCGAGAGCCATGTGGTGCATACCTATAACTTCGTAAGCAGAATCCCCTGGCCGCCCGAATACCGCAATATTCCCGAGATCGCCCTGAAGCATCATGAAAAACCCGACGGAACCGGATACCCCGACGGTATTTCGGGCGACGCGGACATCCCCATGCAGGCCAGGATGATGGCAATAGCCGATGTGTACGACGCGCTCGCGGCGACCGACCGTCCCTATAAAAAGTCCGTACCTCTGGAAAAGACGCTCTCGATCCTCGAAGAGGAGGCTCGAAACAACAAGCTCGATGCGGAGCTCGTCAGGCTTTTTATCCGTCACCGGATATACGAGAGGGTGGACAGGGACTCCTTTAAAACCGGAGTGATGTAA